The following are encoded together in the Desulfobotulus pelophilus genome:
- a CDS encoding MFS transporter: protein MNNSEIKGWSVVAASWLALFCLFGYRATFSILKVPMSADMGWSQTEVTLGYSILMMFYAIAAFFCGMLLDKWGTKLVYVIGAVFGAAGFIVTSHVHSLYAYYASYGVLAGVATGMLWVSSTISVRKWYVGKNYAKMFGIAFMGAPMSQVIMSLFVKESLAGAQGDAWRSAMQLLGWLTLACLLLAAAVAKKNPEDYGLKAFGEAPASDQGQQSEYVWGVKEAFASYPIWGAILTFLTSMLAEFLVWTQVVSYWKDDLGYNLSTATNLYVAIGIVGIFSMPIMGIIADKVVAVSSCESQGRKRMLIFGPAAGAVACAFLLIQSGTGPASILLGVISCFIFAVYWAVVPGGVVGYTGAVYGRQTLGKIWGLATLIVMGIGPFLGPLIGGFLKDSTGSYTYSILFALVAFIVSACIASTLPLKADNAAIRSMGTHAVH, encoded by the coding sequence ATGAATAATTCTGAAATCAAGGGGTGGTCTGTTGTTGCGGCGTCCTGGCTGGCTTTGTTCTGTCTTTTCGGATACAGGGCGACATTCTCCATACTGAAAGTACCCATGAGCGCAGATATGGGATGGTCCCAGACGGAGGTGACTCTGGGCTATTCCATTCTGATGATGTTTTATGCCATTGCCGCATTTTTCTGCGGAATGCTGTTGGATAAATGGGGAACCAAGCTGGTTTACGTCATTGGCGCTGTTTTTGGTGCGGCCGGGTTTATCGTAACCAGCCATGTGCATTCGCTGTACGCTTATTATGCTTCCTATGGGGTTCTGGCGGGTGTTGCCACGGGTATGCTCTGGGTTTCATCCACCATTTCCGTTCGCAAGTGGTACGTAGGCAAGAACTACGCCAAGATGTTCGGCATTGCCTTTATGGGAGCGCCCATGTCCCAGGTCATCATGAGCCTTTTTGTCAAGGAATCCCTGGCAGGTGCCCAGGGCGATGCCTGGCGAAGTGCCATGCAGCTTCTGGGCTGGCTTACCCTTGCCTGTCTTTTGCTGGCGGCTGCCGTAGCCAAGAAAAATCCTGAAGATTACGGTCTGAAAGCTTTTGGGGAAGCGCCCGCATCGGATCAGGGGCAGCAAAGTGAATATGTATGGGGTGTGAAAGAGGCCTTTGCCTCCTATCCCATATGGGGGGCGATCCTTACCTTTCTGACCAGTATGCTCGCGGAATTTCTCGTATGGACCCAGGTTGTCAGCTACTGGAAAGATGACCTCGGCTACAACCTGAGTACGGCCACCAATCTTTATGTCGCCATAGGAATTGTTGGGATTTTTTCTATGCCCATCATGGGCATTATTGCAGATAAGGTTGTGGCCGTATCCAGCTGCGAATCCCAGGGGCGGAAGCGAATGCTGATTTTCGGTCCGGCAGCGGGGGCTGTAGCCTGTGCATTTCTTTTGATTCAGTCCGGAACGGGTCCTGCTTCCATTCTTCTGGGCGTTATTTCCTGTTTTATCTTTGCCGTGTACTGGGCCGTGGTTCCGGGAGGAGTTGTTGGGTATACCGGAGCTGTTTACGGAAGACAGACCCTGGGTAAGATATGGGGCCTTGCCACCTTGATCGTTATGGGGATTGGCCCTTTTCTTGGACCGTTGATAGGAGGTTTTTTAAAAGATTCTACCGGCTCCTATACCTATTCCATTCTCTTTGCTCTGGTAGCCTTCATTGTTTCCGCGTGCATCGCCTCCACCCTGCCCCTTAAGGCGGATAATGCCGCCATCCGGAGTATGGGTACCCATGCCGTTCATTGA
- a CDS encoding glycyl-radical enzyme activating protein: protein MMMGSRANQDAMGLIFDVQGHSVHDGPGTRTTVFLSGCPLHCVWCSNPEGLYRSPVVMHKLSRCQRCGNCLRSCPNGAVRVDNNILLHDREICAKCTSYNCLDTCYQEALELSGRYYSVDELMRIFQRDRQFWGSKGGVTFSGGEPLLQKEFIIEILKACKSSFIHTCVETTSCMDTDFFMEAMQYVDWAFTDIKHMDSGEHRRLTGVGNELILNNIRKLASASWNGVMVPRVPVIPGENDSPENMERTVRFIKDIGLDVVNLLPFHRLGESKYRQLGLTYAMADQSPPSDEAMRALQAMAESYGLYCFIGWETPF, encoded by the coding sequence ATGATGATGGGGAGCCGTGCTAATCAAGATGCCATGGGATTGATTTTCGATGTGCAGGGCCATTCTGTTCATGATGGGCCTGGAACCAGAACAACTGTTTTTTTAAGTGGTTGCCCGCTCCATTGTGTGTGGTGCAGCAACCCTGAAGGTTTGTACCGAAGTCCGGTAGTCATGCATAAGCTGTCCAGATGCCAACGTTGTGGGAACTGCCTCCGATCCTGCCCTAACGGGGCCGTTCGTGTAGATAATAACATTTTACTGCATGACAGGGAGATCTGCGCGAAATGTACAAGCTATAACTGCCTGGATACCTGTTATCAGGAAGCCCTTGAATTGAGCGGCCGGTATTATTCCGTTGATGAGCTGATGAGAATTTTCCAGAGGGACCGCCAGTTCTGGGGATCAAAGGGGGGTGTAACCTTCAGTGGCGGCGAACCTCTGCTTCAGAAAGAATTTATCATTGAAATACTGAAGGCTTGCAAAAGCAGCTTCATTCATACCTGCGTGGAGACAACTTCCTGCATGGATACGGATTTTTTCATGGAAGCCATGCAGTATGTGGATTGGGCTTTCACGGATATCAAACATATGGATTCCGGGGAACACAGGCGGCTTACGGGAGTTGGGAATGAGCTGATCCTGAATAATATCAGAAAACTTGCATCGGCAAGCTGGAATGGTGTGATGGTACCCCGCGTTCCCGTAATTCCGGGAGAAAATGATTCCCCGGAGAATATGGAGCGCACGGTTCGATTTATAAAGGACATCGGTCTCGATGTGGTCAATCTGCTTCCTTTCCATCGGCTTGGTGAATCCAAATACCGGCAGCTTGGGCTGACATATGCCATGGCGGATCAGTCGCCACCGTCGGATGAGGCCATGCGGGCGTTGCAGGCAATGGCCGAGTCCTATGGGCTTTATTGCTTCATCGGCTGGGAAACCCCGTTCTAA
- a CDS encoding sigma-54 interaction domain-containing protein, with product MEDANHTTSAFKSSDNQSGSNLAISNEAYAIVKNIGTFPDLKNLIDFQRTIINYCACGLMVVDTEGQIIYVNDSFCEIHNISPHKVIGQHVTKIVDNTQLHKAAESGIAQHDCFQDISGKHYVVSRIPILKNGDCVGALGLIRFRYVEEVKLLTEKIAELNAKIKNLKEIRAVNMNVKYTFDDIIGSSEELTMAKEIAMQAATSDATILIRGPSGSGKEVFAHSIHNFSPRSSKPFIRINCSAIQENLIESELFGYEEGAFTGARRGGKKGKFELAHTGTILLDEIGDMPIASQVKLLRAIQEREISPVGSEKNIPVDVRIIASTNQPLEKLVEENRFRADLFYRLNVIPIIIPELKQTPEEIPFLSRKIWEELSKAHGIFHKTLSKGAVLALQSYDWPGNIRELRNILERLLIMVRKSQISENDVQRGLISYADYGSGSRKDDSEERFGLDLLVKQTEKQAVASALKTSGGNKSKAAKLLGISRPLLYKKIKKYQL from the coding sequence ATGGAAGATGCCAATCATACCACAAGCGCCTTTAAAAGCTCCGATAACCAGAGCGGCAGCAACCTTGCCATTTCCAATGAAGCCTATGCGATAGTAAAAAATATCGGGACCTTCCCGGATTTAAAAAATCTTATCGATTTTCAGCGCACCATTATCAATTATTGCGCATGCGGCCTCATGGTCGTGGATACAGAGGGACAAATTATCTATGTAAACGATAGTTTCTGCGAAATTCACAATATCAGTCCCCATAAGGTCATCGGCCAGCATGTCACAAAAATTGTGGACAATACGCAACTCCATAAAGCAGCCGAGTCCGGTATTGCCCAGCATGACTGCTTTCAAGACATTTCTGGAAAACATTATGTGGTATCCAGAATTCCAATTCTCAAAAACGGTGACTGTGTCGGCGCACTGGGCCTGATACGTTTCCGATATGTGGAAGAGGTTAAGCTTCTCACAGAAAAAATAGCGGAACTGAATGCCAAAATTAAAAACCTTAAGGAAATCAGGGCCGTCAACATGAATGTCAAGTACACCTTTGATGACATTATCGGCTCTTCTGAAGAACTGACCATGGCGAAAGAAATAGCCATGCAGGCAGCCACAAGCGATGCTACCATATTGATACGAGGCCCTTCCGGTTCAGGGAAAGAAGTTTTTGCCCACAGTATCCATAACTTCAGCCCGCGCAGCTCCAAACCTTTTATACGGATCAACTGCAGCGCCATTCAGGAGAACCTCATTGAATCCGAACTTTTCGGCTATGAAGAAGGGGCGTTTACCGGTGCGAGAAGAGGAGGGAAAAAAGGTAAGTTTGAACTTGCCCATACGGGAACCATTCTCCTTGACGAGATTGGAGATATGCCCATAGCATCCCAGGTCAAGCTGCTGAGAGCCATTCAGGAAAGGGAAATATCCCCCGTTGGCAGTGAAAAAAACATTCCTGTGGATGTGAGAATCATTGCCTCGACCAACCAGCCTCTGGAAAAACTCGTGGAGGAAAACCGGTTCAGGGCCGATCTGTTCTACCGGCTCAATGTCATTCCCATCATTATTCCTGAGCTGAAACAGACTCCTGAAGAAATTCCATTTCTTAGCCGGAAAATATGGGAAGAGCTGTCAAAAGCCCATGGTATTTTTCATAAGACCCTTTCCAAGGGAGCTGTTCTTGCCCTGCAGAGCTATGACTGGCCCGGCAATATCAGAGAACTGCGAAATATCCTTGAACGCTTGCTCATTATGGTACGAAAAAGTCAGATCAGTGAAAATGACGTACAGCGCGGATTAATTTCCTATGCAGATTACGGTTCAGGCTCAAGAAAAGACGATTCCGAAGAAAGGTTCGGGCTGGATCTGCTTGTTAAGCAGACAGAAAAACAGGCTGTTGCTTCGGCACTGAAGACAAGCGGTGGGAATAAAAGCAAGGCAGCCAAACTGCTTGGAATATCGAGACCCCTTCTTTATAAAAAAATAAAAAAATATCAACTGTAA
- the hpdC gene encoding 4-hydroxyphenylacetate decarboxylase small subunit translates to MTIPYRDTLEFIPVDVDKGIDRLTGKMVKADASAPDGYGMVAKCKFCKNYTEEKDYIGICEASEQTPKFIAYGDMLAVTCNQFQKI, encoded by the coding sequence ATGACAATACCATACCGCGATACGCTTGAGTTTATTCCCGTTGATGTGGATAAGGGCATTGACCGGCTGACGGGAAAAATGGTGAAGGCCGATGCCAGTGCGCCCGATGGCTATGGAATGGTTGCCAAGTGTAAATTCTGTAAAAATTACACCGAGGAAAAAGACTATATAGGTATTTGTGAAGCAAGCGAGCAGACACCTAAGTTCATAGCCTACGGCGATATGTTGGCAGTAACCTGTAATCAGTTCCAGAAAATTTAA
- a CDS encoding DUF4125 family protein, which translates to MISQRDQLIEEIIRIEMDMFRNVNSTITSPCQEYLKTFRAMRWMAHSVSPDDILFSCFHDLQEGVTEGRNFMREKYARMEGQIPPLKTSVLIDEIVDAECGWMEDVSSHYPDVFQPGGDGFRIYLSCELETFSDRTIEKIHHFTMAAKKAGRNLVEERYRNLFGKLGMPFRKKGGNRMPAE; encoded by the coding sequence ATGATATCACAGCGTGATCAGCTTATAGAAGAGATTATTCGTATAGAAATGGATATGTTCCGTAATGTTAACTCAACCATCACCTCGCCCTGTCAGGAGTATCTGAAAACCTTCCGGGCCATGAGGTGGATGGCCCATTCGGTTTCTCCTGATGATATTCTGTTCTCCTGTTTCCATGATTTACAGGAAGGAGTTACGGAGGGACGGAATTTCATGCGGGAAAAATATGCGCGGATGGAAGGTCAGATTCCGCCCCTGAAAACCAGTGTTCTGATAGATGAGATTGTGGATGCGGAATGCGGCTGGATGGAAGATGTGTCCAGCCATTATCCCGATGTGTTTCAGCCCGGTGGCGATGGGTTCAGAATCTATCTTTCCTGTGAGCTGGAAACTTTTTCCGACAGGACCATTGAAAAAATACACCATTTTACCATGGCGGCTAAAAAGGCAGGCAGGAATCTTGTTGAGGAACGTTATCGGAATCTTTTTGGTAAGCTTGGTATGCCTTTCAGAAAGAAGGGAGGAAATAGGATGCCTGCAGAGTGA
- the hpdB gene encoding 4-hydroxyphenylacetate decarboxylase large subunit: MAKTFKEVMADAGISMGFQACGTAPEEMVDREVKQEPHERVKKLKNIFMETLSSANNEFSYWYTREYMKHDNEIPVVRRAKALKCAFSHLTPVIYPGEKLVMHKAHFFRGSFPMPWLSEGFYVAKEDELYQEAMKRGSASVDEHSKFGQGGGNVVASFGNVVSIAGKFGMRKEEIPVLVALAKKWVGKSVDDLGHKYEMMVPEYEIKEKIMRNIVCMFDSGFTLPQGREVINYYYPLEYGFDGIIKIAREMKDTVAGRADGDGLIGMNRLYNYEAVILAIEGVQAWILNYAREARRLEAIEKDTVQRKEYGEIADSLEWIAHHPPRTFREAFQLIETVHLSVLNEDAISGLSPGRIGQILYPYFEQDMEAGRLTEDEALELLELDRLVKTSIDCFASVGVVGGVLSGNTFNTVSIGGLDKFGNSAVNRLEYLILKAAASNAMPQSTLALLYDEKLPEDFLMLAAEVIKTGAGYPAFMNNDVAEHFLVSHYGPEGMTIEESRAWAIGGCLETSACCWKPLHLNGREYWIPGGCGQPTSVGVHFISMPKILELTLYNGVDQRSGEQVFEPHGVELDSYEKIWDQFKAYWQKAVEVLTLTNNIQHDVWRKNNMGVFHSVLKPDCLTTGHLINELGYRYNATFNVESTGTVNTVNSLAAIRRLVFDEKKTDLETLKQAMKENFGFKTADEVNSFSIADQQKRDDDKGRWDKLHFACLQSPKYGNDEPYADSILQDWESFFCDDCYNYESLYGHPLYACQISVSTHGAMGSATIASADGRLSGTTFADASMSAYPGTDKNGPFALMTSAAVWDHAKSQNSQLNIKIHPTAIKGEEGSRKLIDLTRAYMRKGGFHVQYNIVDSKMLKDAQEHPENYRDLMVRVAGFTQYWVEIGKSVQDELIARTEYEGV; the protein is encoded by the coding sequence ATGGCTAAGACATTTAAAGAGGTCATGGCAGATGCCGGTATCTCCATGGGATTTCAGGCGTGCGGTACGGCTCCTGAGGAGATGGTGGACCGGGAGGTGAAGCAGGAGCCCCATGAAAGGGTCAAAAAGCTGAAAAATATTTTCATGGAGACCCTTTCTTCGGCAAACAATGAATTTTCATACTGGTATACCCGGGAGTACATGAAGCATGACAATGAAATTCCGGTTGTGAGAAGGGCCAAAGCACTGAAGTGTGCTTTCAGCCATCTTACCCCGGTTATTTATCCCGGAGAAAAGCTTGTCATGCACAAAGCTCATTTTTTCCGGGGCTCATTCCCCATGCCATGGCTTTCGGAAGGCTTTTATGTGGCCAAGGAAGATGAGCTGTATCAGGAAGCCATGAAAAGAGGTTCTGCCTCCGTGGATGAGCATTCCAAATTTGGCCAGGGCGGTGGCAACGTTGTGGCGAGTTTCGGAAATGTGGTTTCCATCGCAGGGAAATTTGGCATGAGAAAGGAAGAAATTCCTGTTCTTGTGGCACTGGCTAAAAAGTGGGTTGGCAAGTCTGTAGATGATCTGGGCCATAAGTACGAAATGATGGTCCCTGAGTATGAGATCAAAGAAAAAATCATGCGCAACATTGTATGCATGTTTGACTCAGGATTTACCCTTCCTCAGGGCCGTGAGGTCATCAATTATTACTACCCGCTGGAATATGGTTTTGACGGGATCATCAAAATAGCAAGGGAAATGAAGGATACAGTAGCCGGGCGAGCCGACGGAGACGGTTTGATCGGCATGAACAGGCTGTACAACTATGAGGCGGTGATTCTTGCCATTGAAGGTGTACAGGCATGGATTCTGAATTATGCCAGAGAGGCCCGCAGGCTGGAAGCCATCGAAAAGGATACGGTTCAGCGGAAAGAATACGGCGAAATTGCCGATAGCCTTGAGTGGATTGCCCACCATCCTCCGCGGACATTCCGTGAGGCTTTTCAGCTGATTGAAACCGTGCACCTTTCGGTTCTGAATGAAGATGCCATTTCCGGTCTTTCTCCCGGTCGTATCGGTCAGATTCTGTATCCCTATTTTGAGCAGGATATGGAAGCGGGTCGCCTGACAGAAGATGAGGCGCTGGAACTGCTGGAGCTTGACAGGCTGGTCAAGACATCCATCGACTGCTTTGCTTCCGTGGGTGTTGTGGGAGGTGTTCTTTCCGGGAATACCTTTAACACCGTTTCCATAGGGGGGCTGGATAAATTCGGCAATTCTGCGGTAAACAGGCTTGAGTATCTCATTCTGAAAGCGGCGGCAAGCAATGCCATGCCCCAATCTACCCTCGCGCTCCTTTATGATGAAAAGCTGCCGGAAGATTTTCTTATGCTCGCGGCAGAAGTCATTAAAACCGGGGCGGGCTATCCGGCCTTCATGAACAATGATGTTGCCGAACACTTTCTGGTCTCCCATTACGGGCCTGAGGGCATGACCATTGAAGAATCCCGTGCCTGGGCCATTGGCGGCTGCCTTGAAACCTCTGCATGCTGCTGGAAGCCTCTTCACCTGAATGGCAGGGAATACTGGATTCCGGGTGGATGCGGTCAGCCAACGAGTGTGGGCGTTCACTTTATCTCCATGCCCAAGATACTGGAACTGACCCTCTATAACGGGGTGGATCAGCGTTCTGGCGAACAGGTTTTTGAACCCCATGGTGTGGAGCTGGATTCCTATGAAAAGATCTGGGATCAGTTCAAGGCATACTGGCAAAAAGCGGTAGAGGTTCTGACGCTTACCAACAATATTCAGCATGATGTCTGGCGAAAAAATAATATGGGCGTTTTCCACTCCGTACTGAAGCCGGACTGTCTTACCACGGGTCATCTGATCAATGAGCTGGGATATCGGTATAATGCAACCTTTAATGTGGAAAGCACGGGTACGGTCAATACGGTGAACTCCCTGGCGGCCATTCGCCGACTCGTTTTTGATGAGAAGAAAACAGACCTTGAAACCCTGAAACAGGCAATGAAGGAAAACTTTGGCTTTAAAACCGCTGATGAGGTCAATTCCTTCTCCATCGCCGATCAGCAGAAAAGGGATGATGATAAAGGACGGTGGGACAAACTGCACTTTGCCTGCCTCCAGTCACCGAAATACGGTAATGACGAGCCCTATGCGGACAGTATTCTTCAGGACTGGGAATCCTTCTTCTGCGATGACTGCTACAATTATGAATCACTGTATGGCCATCCCCTTTATGCCTGCCAGATTTCCGTATCCACACACGGAGCCATGGGCTCTGCCACCATAGCCTCTGCAGACGGGCGCCTTTCCGGCACAACCTTTGCCGACGCCTCCATGTCCGCCTATCCGGGAACGGATAAAAACGGTCCCTTTGCCCTGATGACTTCGGCTGCCGTATGGGACCATGCTAAATCCCAGAACTCACAGCTCAACATCAAGATTCATCCCACGGCCATCAAAGGCGAAGAGGGATCACGAAAACTGATTGATCTCACAAGGGCCTATATGCGGAAGGGTGGCTTCCATGTTCAGTATAATATTGTTGACTCAAAAATGCTGAAGGATGCTCAGGAACACCCTGAAAATTATCGTGATCTTATGGTCCGGGTCGCCGGATTCACGCAGTACTGGGTGGAAATCGGTAAATCGGTTCAGGACGAACTGATTGCCAGAACAGAATATGAAGGAGTGTAA